One genomic segment of Caldimonas brevitalea includes these proteins:
- a CDS encoding non-ribosomal peptide synthetase has product MNLEQLCRAYKAGSLSTADVVRELERASADRTTVPLSEGAKGLWTLYKLEPEMQAYNVPLCIACEQGIDTARLRQAFLHVRQQHPLLTAFVTQEDGQPCFSYTDAAAFDIEEVEIPGATHDEVFQCLKQRCETPFRLEDAPLIRLSVLRSHGSATYVLIVAHHIVLDGASSRLLLTQLLHAYHALVQGTPLQGEPPLATFADYAAWERDWISSEQGQLDRRYWLQRLASPTPLTGMPLIKPWTPGDGHRGQVLRRELPADLVEAIRHFAAAQGLSPGVVLLAAFKTLLFRYTGQRDLIVGMPYLGRPQERFDGVIGHFINMLPIRTQLEGQDSAETYLHRLQQAVIEAIDHASYPYPQQVRDQNLHDANVSSPVFQVSYNYQNFSDPGWVQRLQQEVAASLAFTPVDEVVQAGEYELSLDVLPEDGLVLHLKYHPELYSTATISSLADHLVNLIHALLASPSERLDKLPLLGAHEHQALVDGFNQTSHAWPEGDLPFHTLFAQQVQAQPDAPAVSQGSQTLSYRQLDVASTRIAVLLRRKGVATGATVGLCVARSIDMLVGLLGIVKAGAAYVPLDPDYPPDRLSHMIDDSGCRVILAQQALTSRLPEIRTRQIDLAFFDEEMVVEDDEPAEALAATPSPAALAYVMYTSGSTGKPKGVMISHRALTNFLLSMRHTFTFGPQDRLLAVTTYSFDIAGLELYLPLISGAHCIICDSDTTKDAQRLKQLIEQVKPTLMQATPLTWSMLFRVGWHAPAGMKILCGGESMSDKLKDLFMAHRCDVWNMYGPTETTIWSTLQHLRAHQPVTVGRPIHNTRVYILDRHLNPVPIGVAGELFIGGDGVANGYHNRPELTAEKFIASPFHPHEILYRSGDLARWRPNGEVDVIGRIDHQVKVRGFRIELGEIEKTLDAHRDIESSVVLVKGDDHAARLSAYYTLRQGAAPLELRALQEHLRLSLPDYMVPGEFTCVARFPHTPNGKIDRLQLARMSSDPTPTRTTRGPVLTVEQNVRRIFMEVLNLDHVERSHGFFDLGGDSYTAIAAVEKINRLLGCEISVTSLFKHPTVETISRLIQGLLPAAPAAAPAAQQPDTPALDKPAQPALDAVAPDAIAIVGVSCQFPDAADHRAFWQNLVAGKDSVRVVPLDELRSLGISEDLLAHPDFVPQQASIDNKAGFDPAFFNISPRDAEFMDPQARLLLINAWKAVEDAGYNVDDIPDTSVFMTAGNNFYQAQWQELVSNTTQTRIMQSADEYVAWILAQGGSIPTMISNKLGLRGPSVYLSSNCSSSLTGLHLACQGLLAKEVDQALVGAASIFPALSLGYVHQPGLNFSSSGHCRAFDAQADGMVGGEGVAVVMLKRAQDALRDRDPIYAVIRGVAINNDGAEKAGFYAPSVQGQTAVIQKVLDKTGIDPATLCYVEAHGTGTALGDPIEVAALTDAWRRYTDQRQFCGLGSVKTNIGHLDTAAGMAGLIKLALGLRHGEMPRTLHYRSPNPAIDFAQSPFYVLTDNLRLDADAALPPRVALSSFGIGGTNAHAILEQCRPPQRAAAAPIPSTSPDLFVLSAQNESRLKAYAESLLAFLPDYRQQGGDWAGLIHTLQVGRKAMACRLAFPVDNFESLEQKLACYVQGGPLPEDIYTGNTRQHRDAAVAMFDDPDEVELLTRQWLGKAQWHKLGRLWVQGVDVDWRARDPGTRPAPQRVSLPGYPFAQKAYWIAHAPSDSPARRPTTAAPRALDSDVLVDIGGDLAREASSDLERIAGRDGTSRLLEAHRQRTGALDAVLCKLLLKQLIEAGLVDRAVSWADVGRGVELSVAHRRWLDRSLAILTQAGYLSNGPACLAPGMASAAEDAWHAWSQWQARFGQAPEVRGTVPLLDAMVHAIPQIITGRVPATEVMFPESSHHLVEGLYKHNPVADYFNGVAAATGLAFLRRCLERSPQSRLRILEIGAGTGSTSEHMFRQLAGLETSVAEYCYTDLSKAFLIQAERRFGGELPYLRCKVFDVEQAPGPQGFELGAYDLVIATNVLHATRHMGRTLAHAKALLRPNGLILINEIIENDLTMHLTFGLLEGWWRYEDGERRLPGGPAMSASTWRAVLEQTGFHSACFPAAGAEALGLQIMAAQSDGKPAAVPVEAVQRKPAAATISPAALARASSARGAVPASPNHDDRARLSQHVERVIVHQLAASLKLELDEIRFDESFSDYGLDSLTGVNLVKQLNLALKIELDVTSLFDFPTVDRLTQHVVATYGELLHASQAAPAAPVAAPAEAPREVPQASAGKEPIAIIGMSGRFPQTDDVETFWRHLAEGHDLVEPVTRWDLSRYGASCTAGGFLTDIAHFDPLFFNISGLEAAYMEPQQRIFLEEAWKALEDAGYAGESMDQRRCGVYVGCTNGDYLDLNSPAPYPAQAFWGNMSSIIPSRISYYLNLHGPALAVDTACSSSLVALHLACQGLWNQDTEMAIAGGVFVQCSPRLYIAGTRAGMLSPTGRCRSFDDAADGFVPAEGAGVLVLKRLRDAVADGDHIHGVIRATGINQDGTTNGITAPSAVSQQRLEQQVYDDFGLECESLQMLEAHGTGTKLGDPIEFQALTRAFRSRTDRQAFCALGSSKANIGHAQMAAGVIGVIKILLALKHRQIPPLVHYHRTNTNIALEGSPFYVNTDLRDWETPDGQPRRAAISSFGASGTNAHMVIEEAPAVPRPPHPTQPRLLALSARTASQLRQQAMQLAVYCQQHPELDLGDVSYTLLLGRRHFSHRLAVVADTPAALCACLQRWLDGQPADASALFVSVPKSGKPVARQDPSTRPDARDETPRQQLAAWARLFTAGSTVDPTALFGDRSYRRVPLPTYPFEREYHWADDKFLVNTGPAAQPGADVSSLALRPVGDSAGRAEFELALSGQEFFLRDHQVQGDPILPGAVYLEMARSAWQQSAGSAAQAGLRLRNVVLLRPIAVGGGPVSVRVALTRGAPTTFEVYSDGGDPSGQRVTHCRGDIAAAAPAPAPLDLTQLRAGAVAQAMDRFYAEFAEMGIEYGPAFRGVQAVYTRPGSVLAALRLPAVIDTTLEGYAVHPSLVDGAMQCLRCLSDADGPAPKAQLLFALQDVQVHAPCPSAMWAWVRYAAPASSSPTAPRKIDVDLADLQGRVCLSIRGAATRPVSAERAAAAATPALAAEALLPVWEAAPAPRTEPWPSNHHRIAVVGGTAAARQALLGLYPSARIIDIPPASDLEDIRHRLQGEAPLDHLIWVGPTPVTAPRPADDVIEGQSHGTLAVFRVVKALLASGYGNRPLGLTVITQAAHAAHATDPCDPTHAGISGLVGSLAKEYPNWRIRAADLPAIHADALQALRTLPPDPDGNTWLYRQRQWFSQRLLPFDAAAPRASRFRRGAVYVIAGGAGGLGMALSAHLIRRYQAQVVWLGRKPRDAAIDRHIEALSADGPPPCYLQADATDAASLRQARLEIQRRFGAVHGLIQSALVFDGASLDRMTERQFLDVLRAKVDVGTRLVEAFAQEPLELILFISSINSYLKAMGQSNYAAACTFKDSLALHLAQTLPCAVKVINLGYCFNNASADQKRSTADANKTMDFIDREELMAGIEALCGSSLPQMTLMKFSPSQNTRGIRVGREQAVAQGSALVSHLDLLRDPAFVVDTPPQDLSRIKERMQALNALAL; this is encoded by the coding sequence ATGAACCTCGAGCAACTCTGCCGCGCCTATAAAGCAGGCTCGCTCTCGACCGCCGACGTGGTGCGTGAACTGGAACGGGCTTCAGCCGACCGAACCACGGTGCCCTTGTCGGAGGGAGCCAAAGGCCTGTGGACCTTGTACAAGCTCGAGCCGGAGATGCAGGCGTACAACGTGCCGCTCTGTATCGCCTGCGAGCAGGGCATCGACACCGCCCGGCTGCGCCAGGCATTCCTGCATGTCAGACAGCAACACCCGCTGCTGACCGCCTTCGTCACGCAAGAAGACGGCCAGCCGTGTTTCAGCTACACCGATGCCGCCGCCTTCGACATCGAAGAAGTCGAGATACCCGGGGCGACGCACGACGAGGTGTTTCAGTGTCTGAAGCAGCGGTGCGAAACGCCCTTCCGGCTCGAGGACGCGCCGTTGATCAGGTTGTCCGTGCTGCGCAGCCACGGTTCGGCGACCTATGTCCTGATCGTCGCGCACCACATCGTGTTGGACGGTGCCTCGTCCCGGCTGTTGTTGACGCAGCTCTTGCACGCCTACCACGCGCTGGTGCAAGGCACGCCGCTACAGGGAGAGCCGCCGCTCGCAACCTTCGCCGACTACGCCGCATGGGAGCGGGACTGGATCTCCAGCGAGCAGGGGCAGCTCGACCGCCGCTACTGGCTGCAGCGCCTGGCGTCCCCGACGCCGCTGACCGGCATGCCGCTCATCAAACCCTGGACACCCGGCGACGGCCACCGGGGCCAGGTGTTGCGCCGCGAACTGCCGGCCGACCTCGTCGAGGCGATCCGCCACTTTGCAGCTGCGCAGGGCCTTAGCCCAGGGGTCGTCCTGCTGGCGGCCTTCAAGACGCTGCTGTTCCGGTACACCGGCCAGCGTGACCTGATCGTGGGCATGCCCTATCTGGGCCGGCCGCAAGAACGGTTCGACGGTGTCATCGGCCACTTCATCAACATGCTGCCGATCCGCACCCAGCTGGAGGGACAGGACAGCGCCGAAACGTATCTCCATCGTTTGCAGCAGGCAGTGATCGAAGCCATCGATCACGCGTCCTACCCTTACCCCCAACAGGTGCGCGATCAAAACCTGCACGACGCCAACGTCAGTTCGCCTGTTTTTCAAGTCAGCTACAACTATCAGAACTTCTCCGACCCGGGCTGGGTGCAGAGGCTGCAACAAGAGGTCGCGGCAAGTCTTGCCTTCACGCCGGTGGATGAGGTCGTGCAGGCGGGCGAATACGAACTGAGCCTGGACGTGTTGCCGGAAGACGGGCTGGTGCTCCATCTCAAATACCACCCCGAGCTGTATTCGACCGCGACCATTTCCAGCCTGGCCGACCATCTGGTCAACCTGATTCACGCCCTGCTGGCCTCACCGTCGGAGCGGCTCGACAAGCTGCCGCTGCTCGGCGCACACGAACACCAGGCGCTGGTGGACGGTTTCAATCAAACGTCGCACGCCTGGCCGGAGGGTGACCTGCCGTTCCACACGCTGTTTGCCCAACAAGTGCAGGCCCAACCAGACGCGCCCGCCGTCTCCCAGGGCTCGCAGACGCTGAGCTATCGGCAGCTCGATGTGGCCAGCACCCGCATCGCCGTGCTGCTGCGGCGCAAAGGCGTGGCAACGGGTGCGACGGTGGGCCTGTGCGTGGCACGCTCGATCGACATGCTGGTGGGCCTGCTGGGCATCGTGAAGGCCGGCGCAGCTTATGTGCCGCTGGACCCCGACTACCCGCCCGACCGCCTGTCCCACATGATCGACGACAGCGGATGCCGCGTGATCCTCGCTCAGCAGGCCCTGACCTCCCGACTGCCGGAGATCCGCACCCGGCAGATCGACCTTGCCTTCTTCGACGAGGAGATGGTGGTGGAGGATGACGAGCCTGCAGAGGCCCTCGCAGCCACGCCCTCCCCCGCCGCCCTCGCCTATGTGATGTACACCTCGGGCAGCACCGGCAAGCCGAAGGGCGTGATGATCTCGCACCGGGCGCTGACCAACTTCCTGCTGTCGATGCGGCACACGTTCACCTTCGGCCCGCAAGACAGGCTGCTGGCGGTCACGACCTACAGCTTCGATATCGCCGGACTGGAGCTGTACCTCCCGCTGATCAGCGGCGCTCACTGCATCATTTGCGACAGCGACACCACCAAGGACGCGCAGCGTTTGAAGCAGCTCATCGAGCAGGTGAAGCCGACGCTGATGCAGGCCACGCCGCTCACCTGGAGCATGCTGTTCCGCGTGGGATGGCACGCCCCTGCCGGCATGAAGATCCTGTGCGGCGGCGAATCGATGTCCGACAAGCTGAAGGACCTGTTCATGGCCCACCGCTGCGACGTCTGGAACATGTACGGGCCGACCGAAACCACCATCTGGTCGACCTTGCAGCATCTCCGGGCGCACCAGCCGGTGACCGTCGGAAGGCCGATCCACAACACCCGCGTCTACATCCTCGACCGCCATCTGAATCCAGTGCCCATCGGTGTGGCGGGTGAGCTGTTCATCGGTGGCGATGGCGTCGCGAACGGCTACCACAACCGGCCGGAACTGACGGCAGAGAAATTCATCGCCAGCCCGTTCCACCCGCACGAGATCCTCTACAGAAGCGGCGATCTTGCGCGGTGGCGACCGAATGGCGAGGTCGATGTGATCGGGCGCATCGACCACCAGGTGAAGGTGCGCGGCTTCCGGATCGAGCTGGGCGAAATAGAAAAGACGCTCGATGCGCACCGCGACATCGAGAGCAGCGTGGTGCTGGTGAAAGGCGACGACCATGCCGCCAGGCTGTCGGCTTATTACACGCTGAGGCAGGGCGCGGCGCCGCTGGAACTGCGTGCCCTGCAGGAGCACCTGCGGCTGTCTTTGCCCGACTACATGGTTCCCGGCGAATTCACCTGTGTCGCCCGTTTTCCGCACACCCCCAACGGGAAAATCGATCGCTTGCAACTCGCCAGGATGTCGAGCGACCCCACGCCGACGAGGACCACCCGCGGCCCGGTGCTGACGGTCGAACAAAACGTGCGCCGCATCTTCATGGAGGTCCTGAACCTCGACCATGTCGAACGCAGCCACGGCTTCTTCGACCTCGGCGGTGACTCCTACACCGCGATTGCAGCGGTCGAGAAAATCAACCGCCTGTTGGGCTGCGAGATCAGCGTCACCTCACTCTTCAAGCACCCGACGGTCGAGACAATCAGCCGCCTGATTCAAGGCCTGCTACCCGCCGCGCCGGCAGCAGCACCGGCCGCCCAGCAGCCCGACACGCCTGCGCTTGACAAGCCCGCCCAGCCGGCGCTGGACGCGGTGGCACCCGATGCAATCGCCATCGTCGGCGTGTCATGTCAGTTTCCCGACGCGGCCGACCACCGCGCGTTCTGGCAAAACCTGGTCGCGGGCAAAGACAGCGTGCGTGTCGTCCCGCTGGACGAACTGCGGTCGCTCGGGATCTCCGAAGACCTGCTCGCCCATCCCGACTTCGTGCCTCAACAGGCCTCGATCGACAACAAGGCGGGATTCGACCCGGCCTTCTTCAACATCTCGCCGCGCGACGCGGAATTCATGGACCCCCAGGCCCGTTTGCTGTTGATCAACGCCTGGAAAGCGGTGGAGGACGCGGGCTACAACGTCGACGACATTCCGGACACGAGCGTCTTCATGACGGCCGGCAATAACTTCTACCAGGCGCAATGGCAGGAGCTGGTGTCCAACACGACGCAGACCCGCATCATGCAGAGCGCCGACGAGTATGTGGCGTGGATACTCGCCCAGGGCGGCAGCATTCCGACCATGATCTCGAACAAGCTGGGGTTGCGAGGACCCAGCGTCTACCTCAGCAGCAATTGTTCGTCTTCGCTGACGGGTTTGCATCTCGCCTGCCAGGGCCTGCTGGCCAAAGAGGTCGACCAGGCATTGGTCGGCGCGGCCAGCATCTTCCCTGCCCTCAGTCTGGGTTACGTCCACCAGCCCGGCCTCAATTTCTCGAGCAGCGGCCATTGCCGCGCCTTCGACGCGCAGGCCGACGGCATGGTGGGCGGCGAAGGTGTCGCCGTCGTGATGCTCAAGCGGGCCCAGGACGCGCTCCGCGATCGAGACCCCATCTATGCCGTGATCCGGGGTGTGGCGATCAACAACGACGGCGCGGAAAAGGCCGGCTTCTACGCCCCCAGCGTGCAAGGCCAAACAGCGGTCATCCAGAAGGTCCTAGACAAGACCGGTATCGACCCGGCCACCCTCTGCTATGTCGAGGCACACGGCACCGGGACCGCACTCGGCGACCCGATCGAAGTCGCTGCCTTGACCGACGCCTGGCGCCGGTATACGGACCAACGGCAGTTCTGCGGCCTCGGTTCGGTGAAAACCAATATCGGGCACCTCGACACTGCGGCAGGCATGGCCGGTTTGATCAAGCTCGCACTGGGCCTGCGGCACGGCGAGATGCCTCGCACCTTGCACTACCGCAGCCCCAACCCGGCGATCGACTTTGCCCAATCGCCCTTCTATGTCCTCACCGACAACCTGCGGCTCGACGCCGACGCGGCCTTGCCGCCCCGGGTGGCCCTGAGCTCCTTCGGCATCGGCGGGACGAATGCGCACGCGATCCTCGAGCAATGCCGTCCCCCGCAGCGCGCCGCGGCGGCTCCGATCCCGTCCACGAGCCCCGACTTGTTCGTGCTGTCGGCGCAGAACGAGTCGCGACTGAAAGCCTACGCCGAGTCCTTGCTGGCGTTCCTGCCGGACTACCGCCAGCAAGGCGGCGACTGGGCCGGCCTGATCCACACCCTGCAGGTCGGCCGCAAGGCGATGGCCTGCCGTCTCGCGTTCCCGGTGGACAACTTCGAGTCGCTCGAGCAGAAACTCGCTTGTTACGTGCAGGGCGGGCCTCTTCCCGAGGACATCTACACCGGCAACACACGCCAGCACCGGGACGCCGCGGTGGCGATGTTCGATGATCCGGATGAAGTCGAGCTGCTCACGCGCCAGTGGCTGGGCAAGGCGCAATGGCACAAGCTGGGCAGGTTGTGGGTGCAGGGTGTCGATGTGGACTGGCGGGCGCGCGACCCCGGCACCCGTCCTGCGCCACAGCGCGTCAGCCTGCCCGGCTACCCCTTCGCCCAGAAAGCCTACTGGATCGCGCACGCTCCCTCCGACAGCCCTGCAAGACGCCCCACGACGGCGGCGCCCCGAGCGCTCGACAGCGATGTGCTCGTCGACATCGGCGGCGATCTCGCCCGCGAGGCGTCGTCCGACCTCGAGCGCATCGCGGGACGCGACGGAACATCGCGCCTGCTCGAGGCGCATCGGCAACGCACAGGCGCGCTGGATGCGGTCTTGTGCAAGCTGTTGCTGAAACAGTTGATCGAGGCCGGGCTGGTCGACCGGGCGGTCTCGTGGGCCGACGTCGGGCGCGGCGTCGAGCTGAGCGTGGCGCACCGCCGCTGGCTGGATCGCAGTCTCGCGATCCTCACCCAGGCCGGGTATCTGTCGAACGGCCCCGCCTGTCTCGCACCGGGCATGGCCAGCGCCGCCGAAGACGCCTGGCACGCCTGGTCGCAGTGGCAAGCGCGGTTCGGCCAGGCGCCCGAGGTCCGCGGCACGGTGCCGCTGCTCGACGCGATGGTTCATGCGATACCGCAGATCATCACAGGCCGGGTGCCGGCCACCGAAGTGATGTTCCCTGAGTCCTCGCACCACCTGGTCGAGGGGCTCTACAAGCACAACCCGGTCGCCGACTATTTCAATGGCGTCGCCGCCGCGACCGGGCTCGCCTTCCTCCGGCGCTGCCTCGAACGCTCGCCCCAGTCCCGCCTCCGCATCCTCGAGATCGGCGCCGGAACCGGCAGCACCAGCGAACACATGTTCCGGCAGCTGGCAGGGCTCGAAACCTCGGTGGCCGAGTATTGCTATACCGATCTGTCGAAGGCCTTTCTGATCCAGGCCGAGCGTCGCTTCGGCGGTGAGCTGCCCTACCTCCGCTGCAAGGTGTTCGATGTGGAGCAGGCGCCCGGACCGCAGGGCTTCGAGTTGGGCGCCTACGACCTGGTGATCGCGACCAACGTGCTGCATGCGACCCGCCACATGGGACGCACCTTGGCCCATGCCAAGGCCTTGCTGCGCCCGAACGGCCTGATCCTCATCAACGAGATCATCGAAAACGACCTGACGATGCACCTGACCTTCGGCTTGCTCGAAGGTTGGTGGCGATACGAGGACGGCGAGCGACGCTTGCCAGGAGGGCCCGCGATGTCGGCTTCGACCTGGCGTGCGGTGCTGGAGCAGACCGGCTTCCACTCGGCATGTTTCCCTGCGGCCGGCGCAGAAGCGCTGGGCTTGCAGATCATGGCCGCCCAAAGTGACGGCAAACCGGCCGCCGTCCCCGTCGAGGCCGTACAGCGCAAGCCTGCTGCCGCCACCATCTCGCCCGCGGCGCTGGCACGCGCCTCCTCCGCCAGGGGTGCGGTGCCCGCCAGCCCGAACCACGATGACAGGGCGCGCCTCAGCCAGCACGTGGAACGTGTGATCGTCCACCAACTCGCCGCGTCCCTGAAACTCGAACTGGACGAGATCCGCTTCGACGAATCCTTCTCGGACTATGGCCTCGACTCGCTGACCGGCGTCAACCTCGTCAAGCAGTTGAACCTGGCGTTGAAGATCGAGCTCGACGTCACCAGCCTGTTCGACTTCCCCACCGTCGACAGGTTGACTCAGCACGTCGTCGCCACCTACGGCGAGCTTCTTCACGCGTCGCAAGCAGCACCTGCAGCGCCTGTCGCCGCGCCGGCCGAGGCGCCGCGAGAGGTTCCCCAGGCCAGCGCCGGCAAAGAGCCGATCGCGATCATCGGCATGAGTGGCCGGTTTCCGCAGACCGACGACGTCGAGACATTCTGGCGCCACCTGGCCGAGGGGCATGACCTGGTCGAGCCGGTCACACGCTGGGATCTGAGCCGCTACGGCGCCTCCTGCACGGCCGGGGGATTCCTCACCGACATCGCCCATTTCGATCCCCTTTTCTTCAACATCTCCGGGCTCGAAGCCGCCTACATGGAGCCCCAGCAACGCATCTTTCTCGAAGAGGCATGGAAGGCGCTGGAGGACGCCGGCTACGCCGGCGAGAGCATGGACCAGCGGCGCTGCGGCGTTTACGTGGGCTGCACCAATGGCGACTACCTCGACCTGAACAGCCCCGCGCCCTACCCGGCCCAGGCCTTCTGGGGCAACATGAGCTCGATCATCCCGTCGCGCATCTCCTACTACCTCAATCTGCACGGGCCGGCCCTGGCGGTCGACACGGCCTGTTCGAGCTCGCTGGTCGCCCTCCACCTCGCGTGCCAGGGGTTGTGGAACCAAGACACCGAGATGGCGATCGCCGGCGGTGTCTTCGTGCAATGTTCACCGCGGCTCTACATCGCCGGCACACGCGCCGGCATGCTGTCACCGACCGGGCGCTGCCGCTCGTTCGACGACGCCGCCGACGGCTTCGTGCCGGCCGAAGGCGCGGGGGTGCTGGTCCTCAAACGGCTGCGCGACGCGGTGGCCGACGGCGACCACATCCACGGCGTGATCCGCGCCACCGGCATCAACCAGGACGGCACGACCAACGGCATCACCGCGCCCAGCGCGGTGTCGCAGCAGCGGCTGGAACAGCAGGTCTACGACGACTTCGGCCTCGAGTGCGAGAGCCTGCAGATGCTCGAAGCCCACGGCACCGGCACCAAGCTGGGCGACCCGATCGAGTTCCAGGCGCTGACGCGTGCCTTCCGCAGCCGCACCGACCGGCAGGCGTTCTGCGCGCTGGGCTCCAGCAAGGCCAACATCGGCCATGCACAGATGGCCGCCGGGGTGATCGGGGTCATCAAGATCTTGCTGGCGTTGAAGCACCGGCAGATTCCGCCCCTGGTGCACTACCACCGGACCAACACCAACATCGCGCTCGAGGGCAGCCCCTTCTACGTCAACACCGACCTGCGTGATTGGGAAACCCCGGACGGCCAGCCCCGGCGGGCGGCGATCAGCTCCTTCGGCGCCAGCGGCACCAATGCCCACATGGTGATCGAAGAGGCGCCCGCCGTGCCGCGGCCGCCCCACCCCACGCAGCCCCGGCTGCTGGCCCTGTCCGCGCGCACGGCCAGCCAGCTGCGCCAGCAGGCCATGCAACTCGCGGTGTACTGCCAGCAGCATCCCGAGCTCGACCTCGGGGACGTCAGCTACACCTTGCTGCTCGGGCGCCGCCATTTTTCGCATCGGCTCGCCGTCGTCGCCGACACGCCGGCGGCGCTGTGCGCCTGCTTGCAGCGCTGGCTCGACGGTCAGCCCGCCGATGCATCGGCGCTGTTCGTGTCGGTGCCCAAGTCCGGCAAGCCGGTCGCCCGACAAGACCCGTCCACGCGACCGGACGCACGCGACGAGACGCCACGGCAGCAACTCGCCGCATGGGCACGCCTGTTCACCGCCGGCTCGACCGTCGACCCGACAGCGCTGTTTGGCGATCGCAGCTACCGCCGGGTGCCGCTGCCCACCTATCCGTTCGAACGCGAATACCACTGGGCCGACGACAAGTTCCTGGTCAACACCGGCCCTGCGGCCCAGCCGGGCGCCGACGTATCGTCGCTGGCCCTGCGCCCGGTCGGCGACAGCGCCGGCCGGGCCGAGTTCGAGCTGGCCTTGTCAGGCCAGGAGTTCTTTTTGCGAGACCACCAGGTGCAGGGTGACCCGATCCTGCCGGGCGCGGTCTACCTCGAGATGGCACGCTCGGCCTGGCAGCAATCGGCTGGCTCGGCCGCGCAGGCCGGCCTGCGCCTGCGCAACGTCGTCCTGTTGCGCCCCATCGCCGTCGGTGGCGGTCCGGTGTCGGTGCGCGTGGCCCTCACCCGCGGTGCGCCGACCACGTTCGAGGTGTACAGCGACGGCGGCGACCCGAGTGGCCAGCGCGTGACCCACTGCCGTGGCGACATCGCCGCCGCCGCGCCAGCGCCCGCCCCGCTGGACCTGACGCAGCTTCGAGCCGGTGCCGTCGCGCAGGCGATGGACCGCTTCTATGCCGAGTTCGCCGAGATGGGCATCGAGTACGGCCCGGCGTTCCGCGGCGTTCAGGCGGTGTACACCCGTCCTGGCAGTGTGCTGGCGGCCTTGCGCCTTCCCGCGGTCATCGACACCACGCTTGAAGGTTATGCGGTGCACCCCAGCCTGGTCGATGGCGCGATGCAATGCCTGCGATGCCTGTCCGACGCCGACGGCCCGGCCCCGAAGGCCCAGTTGCTGTTCGCGCTGCAGGACGTGCAGGTGCACGCCCCCTGTCCGTCGGCCATGTGGGCCTGGGTCCGCTATGCGGCGCCTGCGTCGTCCAGCCCCACTGCGCCCCGCAAGATCGATGTGGACCTGGCCGACCTGCAAGGGCGCGTGTGCCTCTCGATCCGGGGTGCCGCGACACGGCCGGTGAGCGCTGAACGGGCGGCGGCCGCCGCCACGCCCGCGCTCGCCGCGGAGGCACTGCTGCCCGTGTGGGAGGCGGCTCCCGCACCGCGCACCGAACCCTGGCCGTCGAACCACCACCGCATCGCGGTCGTCGGCGGCACGGCTGCCGCCCGGCAGGCATTGCTGGGACTCTACCCGTCGGCTCGGATCATCGACATCCCGCCGGCCAGCGACCTCGAGGACATCCGGCATCGCCTGCAAGGCGAGGCCCCGCTGGATCACCTGATCTGGGTCGGGCCGACGCCGGTGACCGCGCCGCGGCCTGCCGACGACGTCATCGAAGGCCAGTCGCACGGCACCCTCGCGGTGTTTCGCGTCGTGAAAGCGTTGCTGGCATCGGGATACGGCAACCGCCCGCTGGGCTTGACCGTCATCACGCAGGCCGCCCACGCAGCGCATGCCACCGATCCGTGTGACCCCACCCACGCGGGCATCAGCGGGCTGGTCGGGTCGCTGGCGAAGGAATACCCGAACTGGCGCATCAGGGCAGCCGACCTGCCAGCCATCCACGCCGACGCCTTGCAAGCGTTGCGGACCCTGCCGCCCGACCCCGACGGCAACACCTGGCTGTACCGGCAGCGGCAGTGGTTCAGCCAGCGCCTGTTGCCGTTCGACGCAGCGGCACCGAGGGCCTCCCGGTTCCGGCGCGGCGCCGTCTACGTGATCGCCGGCGGCGCAGGAGGGCTCGGTATGGCCCTCAGCGCTCACCTGATCCGCCGCTACCAGGCCCAGGTCGTCTGGCTCGGCCGCAAGCCGCGCGATGCGGCCATCGACCGCCACATCGAGGCCTTGTCGGCGGACGGCCCGCCGCCTTGCTACCTGCAGGCCGATGCGACCGACGCCGCCTCGTTACGACAGGCCCGCCTCGAGATCCAGCGTCGCTTCGGCGCGGTGCACGGCCTGATCCAGTCCGCGTTGGTGTTCGACGGCGCCAGCCTCGACCGCATGACCGAACGTCAGTTCCTCGACGTGCTGCGGGCCAAGGTCGACGTGGGCACGCGCCTGGTGGAGGCATTCGCGCAAGAGCCGCTGGAGTTGATCTTGTTCATCTCTTCCATCAACTCCTATCTGAAGGCGATGGGACAAAGCAACTATGCCGCGGCCTGTACCTTCAAGGACAGTCTGGCGTTGCACCTCGCGCAGACCCTCCCGTGCGCGGTGAAGGTGATCAACCTCGGGTATTGCTTCAACAACGCCAGTGCCGACCAGAAGCGCAGCACCGCCGACGCGAACAAGACGATGGACTTCATCGACCGCGAAGAGTTGATGGCCGGCATCGAGGCGCTGTGTGGCTCCAGCCTGCCCCAGATGACCTTGATGAAGTTCTCGCCGTCACAGAACACACGGGGCATCCGGGTGGGCCGCGAGCAGGCCGTCGCGCAGGGCAGCGCGCTGGTCTCGCATCTCGATCTGCTGCGCGACCCGGCCTTCGTCGTCGACACGCCACCGCAGGACTTGTCGCGCATCAAGGAAAGAATGCAGGCGCTGAATGCCCTGGCCCTCTGA